The proteins below are encoded in one region of Planctomycetota bacterium:
- a CDS encoding penicillin-binding transpeptidase domain-containing protein gives MFKRRVGVLLVIMLLTSFVLLARAAQVQVLQRGTWESFLSDELSRSMLTATTRGRIVDRNGVVLAKDGPEMDAAIDYRVLGVEPDEQWLKWRAYNRLKRDPDRWRQYLDADREQRKALWDAEKNLLRDDLDDMWDILASATDTSRQEIDDQRRLILGKVHARRDFIARANHRRAYSEWEATEPPAWWRRWLLGENHEPPLLEDFDEEIDEEIQHHVVVEAIPEPARVELARQLRRFEGALILQTTQRRVYPFGDIAAHAIGRLGQVGPADLASDPETGERRRRYFQNDQIGKAGLERIAERRLRGTRGIVVRELGDNAWELADETEALAGHDVRTTLDIGFSEDIQRAFETITADIITTNAEGKSGYFTRQPAPGAAVVIDVNSGDLLALVNYPSYDLNLYEEQFPKLMRDTVNVPLYNRATQFDTTPGSTMKPLTGMAGILEGVVTTEDRILCDGFLHIDGRTYTHIGRCWIMRRYNATHDQNGANPPGVDFTHLDYRTAIERSCNVYFETVGDRLGLKGLDRWQRAFGLGQTVGIGLPETAGRTSAMFNGPDAERRSESWFNGIGQGQVQVTPIQMANVAATIARNGVWVKPKLLPDAPTDRRRLPLDPAAVLAAQRGMVDVMHNRTGTARKVGERLEDAGLTFKIAGKTGSASSAKLTAPILGPDGRPLLDENGKPAIQTFAFANDGGPVAWYHRDSQRPDDDDPSSHSWFIGFAPADDPQIAFCVMVQYGGSGSRAAGDVVEVLLKSAVERGLIDP, from the coding sequence ATGTTCAAGCGTCGCGTGGGCGTGCTGCTGGTGATCATGCTGCTCACGTCGTTCGTGCTCTTGGCGCGGGCGGCGCAGGTGCAGGTGTTGCAGCGCGGGACGTGGGAGTCGTTCCTGTCGGACGAGCTTTCGCGGTCGATGCTGACGGCGACCACGCGCGGCCGGATCGTCGACCGCAACGGCGTCGTCCTCGCCAAGGACGGCCCCGAGATGGACGCGGCGATCGACTACCGCGTCCTCGGCGTCGAGCCGGACGAGCAGTGGCTCAAGTGGCGGGCGTATAACCGCCTCAAGCGTGACCCCGACCGCTGGCGGCAGTACCTCGACGCCGACCGCGAACAGCGCAAGGCACTCTGGGACGCGGAGAAGAACCTGCTCCGCGACGACCTCGACGACATGTGGGACATCCTCGCCTCGGCGACCGACACGTCGCGCCAGGAGATCGACGACCAACGCCGGCTGATCCTTGGCAAGGTCCACGCGCGCCGCGACTTCATCGCACGGGCCAACCATCGCCGGGCGTATTCCGAGTGGGAAGCGACCGAGCCGCCGGCGTGGTGGCGACGGTGGCTGCTGGGCGAGAACCACGAACCCCCGCTGCTCGAAGACTTCGACGAGGAGATCGACGAGGAGATTCAGCACCATGTCGTCGTCGAAGCGATCCCCGAGCCGGCGCGTGTCGAGCTTGCCCGGCAGCTTCGCCGATTCGAGGGAGCGCTGATCCTGCAGACGACGCAACGCCGGGTGTACCCGTTCGGTGACATCGCCGCGCATGCGATCGGCCGGCTCGGCCAAGTTGGACCAGCTGACTTGGCGAGCGACCCGGAAACCGGTGAACGGCGTCGGCGGTACTTCCAGAACGACCAGATCGGCAAGGCGGGCCTGGAACGAATCGCCGAGCGCCGGCTGCGTGGCACGCGCGGCATCGTCGTCCGGGAGTTGGGCGACAATGCTTGGGAGTTGGCCGATGAGACCGAGGCACTCGCCGGCCACGACGTCCGCACCACCCTCGACATCGGTTTCTCCGAAGACATCCAACGCGCTTTCGAGACGATCACCGCCGATATCATCACGACCAACGCCGAGGGCAAATCCGGCTACTTCACCCGCCAGCCCGCACCTGGGGCGGCCGTCGTCATCGACGTCAACAGCGGCGACCTCCTCGCGCTGGTCAACTACCCGAGCTATGACCTGAACCTCTACGAAGAGCAGTTCCCCAAGCTGATGCGCGACACGGTCAATGTGCCGCTTTACAACCGTGCGACGCAGTTCGACACGACACCGGGAAGCACGATGAAGCCGCTCACCGGGATGGCCGGCATCCTCGAGGGCGTGGTCACCACGGAAGACCGCATCCTCTGCGACGGCTTTTTACACATCGACGGCCGGACCTACACGCATATCGGCCGCTGCTGGATCATGCGCCGCTACAACGCCACGCACGATCAGAACGGTGCGAACCCGCCGGGCGTCGACTTCACGCACTTGGACTACCGGACCGCGATCGAACGTTCTTGCAACGTGTACTTCGAGACCGTCGGTGACCGACTCGGCTTGAAAGGATTGGACCGTTGGCAACGTGCGTTCGGCCTTGGCCAGACTGTCGGCATCGGACTCCCGGAAACCGCCGGCCGGACCAGCGCGATGTTCAACGGCCCCGACGCCGAGCGCCGCAGCGAATCTTGGTTCAATGGCATCGGCCAGGGCCAGGTGCAGGTCACGCCAATCCAGATGGCCAACGTCGCCGCGACGATCGCCCGCAACGGCGTTTGGGTGAAACCAAAGCTGCTCCCCGACGCACCGACCGACCGCCGACGACTGCCATTGGACCCCGCCGCCGTGCTTGCGGCCCAGCGGGGCATGGTCGACGTCATGCACAACCGCACCGGCACCGCGCGCAAGGTCGGAGAGCGGCTCGAAGACGCCGGCCTCACGTTCAAGATTGCCGGCAAGACGGGCTCGGCGTCGAGTGCGAAACTCACGGCGCCGATCCTCGGCCCCGACGGTCGGCCGCTGCTCGACGAAAACGGAAAGCCGGCGATCCAGACCTTCGCCTTCGCCAACGACGGGGGGCCCGTCGCGTGGTACCACCGCGACTCGCAACGGCCGGATGACGACGATCCGAGCAGTCATTCGTGGTTCATCGGCTTCGCGCCGGCCGACGATCCGCAGATCGCGTTCTGCGTCATGGTTCAATACGGGGGCAGCGGCTCCCGCGCCGCCGGCGACGTGGTCGAAGTGCTACTCAAGTCCGCGGTGGAGCGTGGCCTGATCGACCCTTGA